In Pseudoalteromonas nigrifaciens, the sequence TGTTGTATCGCCAGTGGCTGACTTTGCTGTAGCAAGTGCGGTAGATGCAAGCGCAGCGTATGCCGGCGTAACTGAGCAAGGTACAGACGATCATTTACGAATAGATGTGGTTATGACTCAAAGTGCGCCGGTTGAATTTGGTGGTGTAATTGAAGCGGGTGATTTAATTATTGCAGACGCAGACGGTAAGGCAGTGGCATTTGACTTAGCGACTAGTGTGGGTGCGACACAAATACATATTGCAGGCTGGGCCATGGAAGACGGTGACGTGGGTGTAATTGGTGACATATTTTTAGCGCCACAAGTAATAGCGACTATTCCAACTGCATAGCGCAGCT encodes:
- a CDS encoding DUF2190 family protein, giving the protein MANPGFIKNFAATATIAANRLVVVSPVADFAVASAVDASAAYAGVTEQGTDDHLRIDVVMTQSAPVEFGGVIEAGDLIIADADGKAVAFDLATSVGATQIHIAGWAMEDGDVGVIGDIFLAPQVIATIPTA